In Lactuca sativa cultivar Salinas chromosome 5, Lsat_Salinas_v11, whole genome shotgun sequence, the DNA window CCCTGGCTGAAGTGCCTGTGATAGTTGGGAGCAATGGAAGCAACACCTCTGTTCAATCAACTGCAATTCCTACAACTACAAGCATGACAGCTGGTCGCAATATGGCTGAAACTTTGGCTCAGGGTCCTCCTCGTGCTCAGACTGCTCCTCAGGTAtaaaagacatgaatgcccttCTCATCCTCATTATTGAAAACTTGTCTACTTCTGTGTAACAAATGCAATCATAGTATGTATCATATACTTATTACATGTTGTTGTGTTTATTGTAGTTGTCTGTTGGAACTCAAAGACTGGAAGAGCTTGCTGTTAAGCAATCAAGACAGTTGATTCCCATGACTCCTTCATTGCCTAAAGCCTTGGTAAGAAATTTATTTTGAAATCTTCTGTTGATTATTGGTGCTTGATTAGAAGTTGTAGATAAGCTAAATTTGAATCTGTTAGTAGGTTTAAATTCACCTTTGTTCTATATTCTAGCTTTTGTTTATTGTTCTTTCGAATTGCTTGAGTGCATTTTGATTATTGTTTAACATTTTCATTAAATGGTTTGTATTATTTATCATTTTGAAATTCTGGTGTAATGCTTATTAGTGCATTAGGAAACTATATGCATTATATTGAGGACACTTGCTAAAAGATATTAAATGTTCACTCATACTCTTAATAGTTTAGTATAGGGTAAATTGCTTGTAACATCtattaatttttatgttttttcattTGTCCTCAATCAGCATGTTTGAATAGTTAAGTACTCTTGAATGACAAAAGATAGTTGATTGCAGTTGCTATCTGAAGctatttatcctttaatatatatggCATTACATTAAAATCAATAAGTAATCTGATCTTATTATGGTATGCATTCAAACATCTGGATATTGTTATTTCAAACATGTCATCATTATTTTTCTGCATGTGAAACCTATGAATGCTCTATAAAGGGATTTGCATATTTCTCATTAGAACTTCTCATAATTATCACTGAAAATTCGACACAAACTTAATATTTTCATCATGCTACTGTTACCTGATGATGACTATTATATATTCGTAATGCTCCTTAACTTCTTTTCTTATCTATTCATAGTttgtctattttttttaattgtcatTTTAGGGATCAAACTCTTCAGATAAAACAAAGCCAAAAGTTGCACAAGTACAGCTTCAGAATTCTCACCTTATCAACCATACACACTCTCCAAGATCTGCTTCCACTAAATTTGACATTTCAAAAACATCCACTGTGGGAAAACTACACGTGCTTAAGCCATCACGTGAAAGAAACGGTGTCACTCCAATTCCAAAAGACAACCTGAGTCCaacaggtggtggtggtggtggtaaatTACCAAATAGCCCTCTTGCTGTACCCTCGGTTGTTGGACCTGCTCCTCTATTGAGAAACAACAATCCAGTGGTTTCTGCTGTTGAGCGCAAGCTTGGTGTAGCTTCTACACTGGAGAAGAGACCTTCGTCTCAAGCTCAGAGCCGAAATGACTTTTTTAACCTTATGAGGAAGAAATCAATGACCAACAGTAATGCCCCTGTTACCTCTGATACTATTGATAAGGTTGGTGTAAGTGAGGATGgacatgaacatgaacatgatccagTGGTGGAGGGGTCTAGTGGGGCCCATGAACCTAAGGTTGATTTGGGTTGCAATGGGGATATGAATGAGAGATCTACTGACAATGGAAAGAATAATAATTCAAGCTCTGATGCCATTCTTTACTCAGAGGAAGAAGAAGCAAGATTCCTACGTTCATTGGGTTGGGAAGACACCACTGAGGAGGAGGAAGGACTTACAGAAGAGGAGATAAGTTCTTTTTATCGTGATGTAAGTAAGGTAAAAAGTAAAttcttaaacataaatatataaaaagttgAATTGATCCTATTATAATATATGTATGCCATATTCTGAATGAAATTCTTGTTGTTTTGTGTGAAGTATTTGAATTTGCAGGCAGCTTCGAAGATCTTGAAAGGGACACAGACAAAGTTACTGATGCCACTCCACACACAAATGGGAAAGAATGGTGATATTTCATCCGACTCAAAGCTGGAATCTTGAATTTGCTTTTACTGGAAGTGAAGAAGgtcttgtttttgttttttattatttttctgttTTCTTCTTTTGATAAACGTGGGAATGGAAAGTAAAAAGTAGTAAGAGAGATGAGAGAGGAATGGATTTGGAAGTTTTGAAATCCTTGCAGAGTCGAAGAGGGGAATGAGTGAATAGGAGGAATAAGTACATATATGGTTTTGTGCTGTCAACTGTGTTTCTTTAAGCTGTCTGAACCCCTCTGGACTTGTGTGGGATCTTTCTGATAAAAAAAATGAGAATAGGAAAAAATAGCTGCTTAttgtctttttcttttttctttgagAAGGGTCAATTAATCAAAAAATAGcgtatggtttattatttatttttgaaaaagaaaaaaaagcaagAAGTTTACTTTTATGTGCATCCCTTGCCCATTTTGTTCTTATTTTGTGTTATTTGATTGCCATGAACTTGGAGCGGTGAAATCCATGTATGGTCACCATGAGCCATTTGTGGTGATTGGTGATAGGGTGGCAGCTCGCCACATTTGCAATGTGGTCACCATTACAATTGATACAATAAATCATTTTCTTTTTCTCTGATTCTTTCAACCTTTTAATTagttaaaaaacattttttttatttaaataatcaataaaaTATAAGGAATGTAGTGATATGTAGTAGTGTGCATATTGGGCTCATGTGTTAGTAGTGTGGTGATAAGGTGTAGTGATTTGATACTCCATCATATTTGTATTAATGATTTGTATTAGTGATGGGTATATTAGATGATCTAATGATATAGAAACCTCGAAAAACCATAAattagtcaaaaagtcaaaacatAATTCTAGGTCTTTTAACAAGCCTTTTTCAAAATATGAAAATAACTCTTTTTGCTTTTATCCACTAACAAAGGAGAAACGTCAAATCCCACCTCGAAATGTTGAGAGGAAAGTTGAACATCATGGACATAGACAAGAATGGAAAAAAAATCCCTTCATGACTCCCACATGCATACTCTTAATAAAAATGTTTCCCACGTTACCTTGGGTTtcaaactagtttggatgcccAAACTAACTAactgatcatgtatgctatgtgcAAGGAGGACCATGAAGAAGAATGATTAATTGATAGTTCTTATTCCTTGCACATGATTGGGAGGTTAGAATACCTACGTGACTTCAGGTCGATCAGTGGTGGCGGACACGTCACCTTCGGGAACAATGCAAACGACATAATCGGGGGTATGGAGTGTTGACTACGGGTAGCTTCTCAATTCAATGAGTTGCTTACGTAAATGGTCTTAAACACAACTTCATCACTGTTGGTCAATTGTGCAAAGTTGGTCATCGGGTAGAGTTCGACAATGAGTATTGCTATATCATGACGAGTGACAAAAACAAATGCTTTATCAAATCCAAAGCCAAAGGGACAACGTATCACTAGATGTCTCCTTGATCATCGACAAACCTCAACTTTGTTTCTTGTTAAAAGCAGTATCTGAGTGACCTGCTTATGGCATCGAAAGCTAACACATCTCAATTTCAGATGCATCAACAACTTGGTGACTGAAGAGTTAGTTAGAGGGAAGTCGTCCATTGATAATTGATTCTTCAATTGCTGAGCCTTTAGAGCTTCTTCATATAGACCTGTCCACTCCTTCAACTGTAGCCGGTCTTCACCATAAGAAATACATTTTGGTTATAGTTTATGATTTCACTCCATTCACTTGGGTCTTTTTCCTAAGACTCAAATCGGACACACCGCAGATcttgatcaacttcatcaaagaaatagagCTTCAGATCAAACTTCCCATAAGAAGAATAAAAAGTGATAATAGCATAGAGTTTACTAATCAAATCTTAAATAGCTTTTCGGTATCAAAAGGGATCAACCATAACTTCTCGGCACTATACACACCGTAGTAGAATGGAGTGGTGGAGAGGAGGAATAGAACGTTGGTTGAAGTTGCAAGATCCATGCTCAACCTTGCCAACTTACCTCTCTATTTTAGGCTGAAGCAGTAAGAACTACTTGTTTTGTCCAAAATCAAAGTATCATATGCAAACGCCTCAACAAGACGCCATataaaggtctaaacaatcgaaaACCCAATGTACGtttctttcacatttttggctgCAGGTTTTTTGTGGTCAACAACAAAGATCATCTCaacaaatttgcaccgaagtctCATGAATGTATCTTCTTGGGTTACTCAACAAACAAGGTTGCATACAGAGTTCTTATAAGACGAATAAGACTAACAGTCGAAAGCTTCGATGTCAAATTCGATGACTATTATGTACGCAACACATCTCCCCTTTCAAAAACAAAGTTCGCCCTAGAGAGTGATATCCCACCATCCTCGGGTTCATTAAACATAATTGAAGTCAACtatgatgacctcttcgatcccACAGAGACTGCACATCTTTCAGAGATATTGGTGTCTCCGGTAGCACAAGAACAACATGCAGAAGTATCTGGACCTACCCTTTCTAATGAAACTTCGTTCAATACTTCCAActcgccggttgagggggaaagttaAAATCCTTTGGAAGTCACAACCATCGACTTCCAGTACTTGAAGATGCTACTCCGGTACCTATTCCCaacataatcaatcaatcaatcaatcgtTTCAAAAGATTCTGACGACGAAGAAATTGAAAACATTGATACCACAATAGATCCAAGGATAATCAATCACTTGTCGGTCCAGGGGGAACACCCATTGTTGGTTCAGGGGGAACCATCATCAGTTCAGGGGGAACTCCCATCTTCAGTCTAGGGGGAACCTCCATCACCAACTACAAAACCAATCCTAACAGTCCAAGACTCATATGTGGGTTTCTCTCAAACCGAGGGGGAACGACATCCTTCAAACAAACCCGAAGAATCCTCTGATGTAGAAGATATTCCCTCAAGTGCAGCCACAGACCACTAACAATCTCATCGACACATGTGGGCGAAAGATCGCCACTTAGGCCAGATCAACAGGAATCCATCTGAAGGTATTCAAACTCATTCCTCTACAGACTTAACTAATCATTGTCATTATGCAGCTTTCCTGTCTTCGGTCAAACCCAGAACCACAAAATAAGCTCTCATGGATCCTGATTGGATATTAGCAATACAAGAAGAATTAGTTGAGTTCACAAGAAATCAAGTCTGGAAGCTAGTACCGAAGCCTAAAGGCCACACTGTAGTTGAAACCAAATGGGTTTACAAGAATAAGTTACATGAATCTGGTGTAGTGATTCGCACCAACGCAAGATTGGTTGCAAAAGGGTACAGTCAACGAGAGggtgttgactatgatgatacATATGTACCTGTTGCAAGGATGTAAGCTATACATATTTTTATAGCGTATGCAACATACAAGAGTATCAAGGtccatcaaatggatgtaaagatTGCTTTCCTTAATGGTGAACTGAAAGAGGAAGTGTATCTGCAACAACCTCCAGACTTTGAAAGCTCAAAATTTCCCAACCACTATTACAAGCTGAAGAAAGCAGTCTATGGGTTAAAGCAGAcacctagagcttggtatgagactacTTTAGAGTTTCTTGTCAACTTAGGGTACAAAAGAGGTGTAATAGATCACACCCTATTTAGATGAGTAAATGATAAACACTTTATGCTCGTTCAAatctatgtggatgatatcatctttggcttaaCGAATCAAGGGATGGTGGATGATTTTGCAAAGCTCACCACAAGCAAGTTTCAGATGatcatgaatagagagattaatttctatCAAGGTTTTCAGGTCAAACAGATCTCTCAAGGGATGTTTATCTTTTAGGAAAAATGCACCACTAAGCTGTTGAAAACATTTGCGATGGATAATTGCTCCTCGGCAAAGGTCTCTATAACCTTCGGGTATAGAATCTCAGCTGACCCTACCAGAGGATCAATTGATCATAAGATATACCGAGGAATGATTAGAtcattgatgtacctcactgcAAGCCGACCAGATATTGTGTTTGCCACAGGTTTATGTGCAAGATACAAGAACGATCCCAAATTCTCACAATTGAACGCAGTCAGGTAGATCTTTGGGTATCTCAAAGGGAGTAAGGCCTTGAGTCTCTGGTACCCTTCGGGGAACGACTTCAATCTGCAGGCATTCACTGATGCAGATTAAAAAGGTTGCACACTTGATCAAAAGAGCACTTCAGGAAGATGTCAGTTTTTGGTTGGAAGATTAGTTAgttggtcctcaagaaaacaaaactGTGTCTCACTCTCAACCatagaagctgaatatgtggccgtAGCCAGTTTTTGCTCTTAGGTTCTCTGGATGAAGTCGCAACTTTTGGACTACGGGTACAGGATGTTGTGGGTGCCAATCTATTGTGATTCAGAGAGTGTGATATCTATTTCCCACAATCATATTCACcactcaaagacgaaacacatagagctatggtatcacttcattaaagatcatatCCTCAAAGGTAACATTAAACTCATCATTGTTCCAAGTCATGAGGAAATAGTTGATGTTTTCACCAAGGCACTCGACTGCACAAAACATAATGGATTTTTGGAAATGTTAGGGatgattgtcacacccccaaaccaaggatggcagaaacgtctggaggtggcggacttcatgtatagtatcataacaacgagtatagTAGTGACCAAagcaaatacaaccatcataaatataattgaaaaagctACACCgtagtatgagtttacatgtttcaaaatcaattacactatgatgacaaaatgaaatatttgacgtcttaacgttccatcctcaaaagctgttgATTTCCtgattcactgatttcctgagaatacaagtagtttcgaaaaagtgtcaacaattaagttggtgagttcataagcttttggatgtagagtttgaaaacctttgtttgTAAATGTAATGTATACTTCAATAAAAATCCaatgttttccttataaaatgttatgtagccttaaatcccaagaccgaatgtatgtgtgtgttttgtactTGTAACGTGTTTGTAATTGTAATGTATACCCgagaaaaattcaatattttccttataaaaagttatgtagtcttaaatcccaagaccaaatgtatttgtgtgttttgtaCTTGTAACGTGTTTGTAATTGTAATGTAtacccaagaaaaatccaatattttccttataaaaagttatgtagtcttaaatcccaagaccgaatgtatgtgtgtgttttgtactTGTAACGTGTTTGTAATTGTAATGTAtacccaagaaaaatccaatattttccttataaaaagttatgtagtcttaaatcccaagaccgaatgtatgtgtgtgtttcgtGCTTGAAACGTGTTTGTATGCAGTTTCAAAATAGATAAAAACCCCTTTTTAAAGTAGACATTCCCGTAAACTATATGTGTCGTtatctccctatgtgagtcgctataaccatacagAGAAGACCTGCTGcggcgttcttcaggcgtcggaactgatatgacatttgtcacccccgaCCGGCTTGCAAGTAGCATTGGgtgtgggttgtcaatcccaatatagatctatatacaattatcacgctctccctacgagagactctgattataacttaTAAGAATTTTAACCCGCactctaagagtacaatgaagaCATGTCTCACAATTTATGTTAACAAGTTTATGTGTAGAATGAATGAAAAACCTTTTCTGAAGTGTAAATGACCCCCTTGTTCTAGTGTATTTGTAGTTTAAGgaaccataaactatacctattttaGTTGTTATACATGGTTGTAGTAATTGAAATCCTTTTTGTGGAGTAAATAGAGTACTTTTCCTAGTGAATTTGTTGTGTATAtgtaccataaactatacctattatagtttatttcaTATGTTTGTAGTAATTGGAAaaccttatcatgaatgactaaattaTGTTTATGATGTTACATGACAAGCATTACATTCAACATTTAGAAATTTATTGTTAAACACTTTGCTctacatgttacaaagtgttgtaAATATTGTAAGCTATGTAACTTGTTTTTAACTTTTCTTCACTGTTTTAGAAAATTAACAgaaaaaaatcatacgaagtcgaaaatcgaatccgtaaactctgagagtttagaaaattttttagtttgttcataatttttattatgatttttagaactCTCTAACGTTTTTGAAaatgctcatattcacagactggtccgaattcgtttatgaaatgataggcagttttttaaaaatcgccataaattgtagaaaaatcgtatggacatgtgcaagtagtcattagaaagcTATAAACCTAAACTACTTGAATATTAAACATTtgtgaaagatattaagtttaagatggtaaAAAAAGTCCGTGaataggactcaacttttctgtgaaAAGATGAAGTATGAGTTTGAGTTATGTTAAggtgatttaacttgtatccccccctaaaacttgaagaaaacatgaaaatgtaggggtatgaactcaccttgagtgatttcttgGGATGGATGTTGAGGAAAAGGAGTTTCCAAGTCAAAAACACTTggaagatgcttgaagatttgaagatcttaagaacaaatatgacgatattcttATGAGAGATCCATGATTTGTGTGAAGGAGAGTAGAATATTGaagagtaggatgaagatacttaCCAAAAATAGATGGGAAGCTCAAGATCATCCCTTGAGTTTCGAGTTTTTGGAGAGAGAAATGGAAAGAGAGAGATAAATTTGCTTTAGGTGAGAAATGAATATCTTGGAGGAGAGATAAGGATTTCTAGGCTTTGATTGTAAGATAGAAGGGTGGGGAAACTTGTTGAAGAAGGGTGAGAGTACAAATAGTTGATTAGCTATAGGTGAATAGTGAAAAGAAgatgtcatggagtgggtatggaaGTGGTTGGTGTCGTAGCTTTATAGGAAAAGTCAACACTCTTAAATAATATCTTGCACAAAAGATATCCTCTTTAGTTAGAGATTTCCcctaaaatatgattaaaatatgaatatatgggatcttatatgtcaaaatacgagtttgggtgaaaatcccatgttaaaatcatgaaaaacgggcttaaaatgcgaAAGTGGTCAAAAACCTGGACCAAGAGGCGAACCTACGAAGTTCTGAGAGTTAGAACCGAAGGTTCGGTCCAAGGGGGTTGAGAACCGAAAGTAGGTTGATCCGAGAAGTCTCGCAGGCAAAGGTGTTATGTGGGAAGTGAAGGAGAAATCAGGCGGAGCTTTGGTTCGAGGAGGCTTGATCCGAACCGAAGGGTGAGTTCGGTCCTTAAGCAGGTTCGGTTCTTAAGGGCTATTTCGGTCTTTAGGGTTTCAGTTCCTTAGGGTTCGATTCCTTATGGCTAGCTTCTGGTCCTAAGAGGCTTCGCCCCCTTTAAGCTGTTTTTCCATTAATCTTCCCGTTTCGAGTGATTTTTGactaagttaagggtcgggatgccccgagtgttcatgaaaacttgaaagagattttgagagagatttgggagagacttgGGAGAGAGATATATAgcgagagagattgagagagactttgttTGTGACCTTTGCGAGTGTTTAAATTCGAAATGCATGGTTTGTAAACCCCGTTTTGCCTTGTTATGAGTGTTATATGCCCCTGAAGGGTATGtaataatgttttatcgagtagttccattacttaccctgattagggtttagattttctgAACACATGAAAACTCTATGTGATACTTTGCATTAGGATGGTGTGTTGTACAATAGTAAACATAATGTAAACCATAATATACAAGGGTTACTTGAGTTGACCGGTtttacttgttgactttatttgactttgacttgaccggaaattgacggttgtcacaatgatgaatccagacccaCAGTTCTTCTTAAAAGAATACCTACCACAAACCTTATTGGTCTTCGGGTGTGAGTAAAATTCGttcttttcttttaaaatcaaaattcttGAAGCACTTTACTCATCGTTATCTCTTTCTAGAATAACTGATGTAGTATATACCTCATAGATTGCTCCTCGGTATACTTTGTATACTGAAGTCATTTACGATTGATATACTCCTCGGGtctctttatttcttttatttctaaccTTTATGATCTAGTTTCTCTTCAGTTCTCATCTCCGGCAGATGCATTAATGAACCCATAATCATCACCTCACAGGCGCTCTTAATGTTATTGTGTGCTACTTAATGAAATTGAAACattcttcaacattcaatttGTCGCACATGATTATTCAGTTA includes these proteins:
- the LOC111878307 gene encoding uncharacterized protein LOC111878307 isoform X2 is translated as MERSEPTFVPEWLKSSGSLNTTSHQFQSSSLHSDEQGASKATRNKSFVNINDNDLGRPSVSEKTTSSYFRRTSSNGSSHLRSYSSFGRNNRDRDWDKDIIHDKEKSDNSHRHRDYSDPLSNILPSRFEKEGLRRSHSSVSSKRESWPRKVISDKNNHNNGRSVGIGNVKISFERDFPSLGAEEKQIDGEIGRVPSPGLTTAIQSLPIGNTAVIGGDGWTSALAEVPVIVGSNGSNTSVQSTAIPTTTSMTAGRNMAETLAQGPPRAQTAPQLSVGTQRLEELAVKQSRQLIPMTPSLPKALGSNSSDKTKPKVAQVQLQNSHLINHTHSPRSASTKFDISKTSTVGKLHVLKPSRERNGVTPIPKDNLSPTGGGGGGKLPNSPLAVPSVVGPAPLLRNNNPVVSAVERKLGVASTLEKRPSSQAQSRNDFFNLMRKKSMTNSNAPVTSDTIDKVGVSEDGHEHEHDPVVEGSSGAHEPKVDLGCNGDMNERSTDNGKNNNSSSDAILYSEEEEARFLRSLGWEDTTEEEEGLTEEEISSFYRDYLNLQAASKILKGTQTKLLMPLHTQMGKNGDISSDSKLES
- the LOC111878307 gene encoding uncharacterized protein LOC111878307 isoform X1, with amino-acid sequence MERSEPTFVPEWLKSSGSLNTTSHQFQSSSLHSDEQGASKATRNKSFVNINDNDLGRPSVSEKTTSSYFRRTSSNGSSHLRSYSSFGRNNRDRDWDKDIIHDKEKSDNSHRHRDYSDPLSNILPSRFEKEGLRRSHSSVSSKRESWPRKVISDKNNHNNGRSVGIGNVKISFERDFPSLGAEEKQIDGEIGRVPSPGLTTAIQSLPIGNTAVIGGDGWTSALAEVPVIVGSNGSNTSVQSTAIPTTTSMTAGRNMAETLAQGPPRAQTAPQLSVGTQRLEELAVKQSRQLIPMTPSLPKALGSNSSDKTKPKVAQVQLQNSHLINHTHSPRSASTKFDISKTSTVGKLHVLKPSRERNGVTPIPKDNLSPTGGGGGGKLPNSPLAVPSVVGPAPLLRNNNPVVSAVERKLGVASTLEKRPSSQAQSRNDFFNLMRKKSMTNSNAPVTSDTIDKVGVSEDGHEHEHDPVVEGSSGAHEPKVDLGCNGDMNERSTDNGKNNNSSSDAILYSEEEEARFLRSLGWEDTTEEEEGLTEEEISSFYRDVSKYLNLQAASKILKGTQTKLLMPLHTQMGKNGDISSDSKLES